The Candidatus Bathyarchaeota archaeon nucleotide sequence TCCAATAAATAGTCCTGAAGTGTTGATACCTGTTGCTCAAGAGAAATTCGATGATAATGGAAATTTAAAGGATGAATATACAAAAGAAATGATAAAGAAATTAATAATAGCTTTGATAGAGTGGGTTGAAAAGCTTAATAAGTGAATGATCTAACGCGCGCTATTAGCAGCTAATATTTCCCTATTCTAGAGTTCTTCGGGTGCACACAGATTCTCAGATTTATTTGCTACTCTTCCACACGCAGTGCATAAGAATTTTCCATCATTAACTAATGGTCTTATTTTATCTATGCTTTCCATATCTCCAACTATCAACTTACATAGATGTTTCTCATGTCCTTCATGTTTTAATGGCTCAACATGATATGTCATTTTTACCACCAAATTAATACTAAAAGAAATCCATTATTTAAATGCGTGCACAGGAATTATTTTTGATTTAAAAAGCGCGTGCAATTAATAATCTATAATTTCAACTCTATACGGTCAAAACAAAGATCGATATGAAAAGATATATGAGGATTAGAAATATTGATTCCTTACGATCTAATTTTTCTCCAGTTCTTAAGAAAAGTAACGCTATTAAGACAGCGATAATAGTTACCGGTGTAACGAACCATATAATACTTTCATCTATGATAAAACCTGTTATAATCGAACCTATCCCTGTTGAAAATAATATATCGGATATATTGCTAGCGCGCGCGCTGCGCTCTAATACAACCAGACAAGATAAGGTTCAGGCTGTGCCTTCCTTCAATTTAATGGCGAGTTCCCTTGCAAAATCTTTTGTCCGCTTGATTTCGCCATCTTTAAGTGGTCCCTTTTGCCCAAAGACAATGGCTTTCAGAACTGGCAACAGTTGTTTCATCTTCTTGCCTTTGAGCTTTTCAGCAATCTTTTCGGCTGCACTGCCTTCTTTCTTCTCAATATTTTCAGGATTTTCAGTGTCAAAGGTTGCAAAAGGCTTGTTCATCCATTCTTCGCTCTTCAGCCTGCCTAAAAAGAACCTCACTGCAAAGCTCATTGTGCCAAATTTGGTTGGGGAACCGAGAACCAGCAAGTCGTAGTCCTTTGCGCTTAACTTCCTTGTATCTTTTACGTGGAAGAGATCAACTTCTATTCCAGACTCTTTCAATGTCTCTGTAATGGTTTCTGCAATTTTTTGAGTGTTTCCGTGGGAGGTGTCATAAATGACTATACCCTTCATTCTCAAATCCTCCGATTGAAGAATTGGTATTTTCTTTCATTTATCCTTTTACAGAAAAAAAATTGAGAACAAGTGCGCGCGCTTGCTAAAAAGAAAAAATTATTATTGTTACAAAATACAGGTAAATTCAACTGTTATGCCCTTTAGGAGGAATTAAAATGACAAGGTTTTTCGCTGATATATCACTAAGCAAAACTGCAATATTAATAGGGGTTGGGTTTCTACTCATGTTTCCCTTCGGTATTTTCGGTATGCCACTTTACCAAAATCTTATTGTGCCGGGAGATACAGCAACAACAGCCAATAATATTATGGCTAATTTTTTGCAATTCCGCTTGGGTATTGCGAGCTATCTAATCATATTAATACTTGATGTAGTGGTAGCTGTAGGACTTTATGTTGTACTCAAACAAGTAAACAAGAATCTCACGTTGCTGCAGATGTGGCTTAGGTTGATATATACCGCTATTGCTGGAATTAGTCTGATTGCTCTAGTGTTTCTATTTATCAATGCGTATAGCTATGGACAACTTATTGCATATGCATTTTTTATCCCTCATATCTTTGTCCTTGGTTATTTAGTTTTCAAGTCGGGCTACATTCCCAGAATTATTGGCATCTTGTTGATAATTGCATCTTTTTGCTATGTAATACTACTTTATGGAGCTTTTCTTTTCCCCCAAAACTGGCTCGAAACATCATTACTGATAGTTATGCCGCTTGCAATTATTGGGGAAATTTCAATTGGTATTGGGCTTTTATGGAAAGGTCTCAGAAATGAAATACCCGAAATGAAATCCTGAAATTGATTCATTACAGCATTTAACAAAAAATACAGGAGAGCGCGCGCTCCCTAATGATGATTTATGCGAGCCTAATGATGTTTTTACATGCCCTAATGATGTTTTTTCCCTCATTAGGCAGAAGCCTAATGATGTTTCTATCAGCCTAATGATGAATAACGGCTATTAGCAAATCTTTATTTTAGCTTAGAAGCCTGCCCCTGTAGGCCATCTTTTAACACTCTTTTAGCCCGTTTACCGCACTATCTAGCTTAAGAAAAAAGTGCCCACGCCTGTGGGGTTACAAGCCCCAAAATAGTGTGGTAAACATGGTATTTAGCGCGCGCGCTATAAACCTCTAAAGTGATTGAGTTCCAAAAAAAATCCATAATAGGCTAAGGTCATGAGAAAAATAATCAAAGTAATCTCAGAAACGATGTTTGTATTTGGTCTAGTCTTTTGATATGCCGCTGGCGTATCTTATTTTCACCCACGTGGAAGTCCAAAAATAGCACGTGGAACTTTTGAGGAGAGAATCTATAATTAATCGAAAAAATTGCTACAGCGGTAGTAAATTACTATACAGTACAACAATCTGAAATTGCTACAATATATACAGGGTACCTTGGTGCGCACACACTAATCTCTAAAGCTCACTAAGGTTTTTTTTATGTCTAGCAACATTCATTATGATTCATATATAATTTTCATTCATCAGTCCTTTAGCGTCAAAATTTTAATTATTTGGCGCACACATATACTCTCACTATTGCTTGGATGAATTGCTGATGTTTAGTTGGGAAGGAACGAACGTAGCTGTAACAGGCGGTGCTGGTTTCATTGGAAGTCGTCTTGCTGACAAGCTAATCAGTTTAGGAGCCAATGCCAAGATCATCGATAGCAGAATAATGAGAAATTCAGCTATTTTTTCTAATAAATTAAGTAAGATACAATTTATACAAGGAAATCTAAAAAACCAAAAATTCATAAGGAATGCTATTCGTGGAACAGAAGTAGTCTTTGATCTTGCAAGTAAGTTGGGCAATATGGAATTCATCAATGATCGCCCTGCTTCAATTCTTTCAGAAAATATTAGAATTCTCTTGGAAACAATAGAAGTAGCAAAGGCTAACGCAGATCGCTATTTTTTTGCATCATCCTCAAATGTATACGGAACCAAAACACCCACTCCTCATGGTGAAGATGACGCTGACTTTAATCAAACTGTATCGGCTTATGGATGGTCAAAGATTATTGGAGAAGAGTTTACTAAAACCTATTATGAGGAATACGGATTGAAAACATACGTCGCTAGACTTTTTAACGTTTATGGCCCTCAAGAAAATTTTAAACGCCAATCAAGTGTTGTGACCAAATTCATTTTGAACACACTTAGTGGAAAGCCGCTTGTGATCTACGGAGATGGTAAACAGACGAGAGATTTTACTTTCATAACTGATATTGTTGACGGAATAATCAAAATTGTTGAAAGTTCTCATTTTTCTATCCCCTTCAATCTAGGAACTGGCTGTGGAGTTACAATTAACGAGTTAGCTGATTTGGTGATTAGATTATGCCAACCTAAAATACAACTAAAAAAACAGTATAAACCAGCAATTCCAAATGAAATTAAATATAGCGTTGCTAACAATCAGCGTGCTAAGCAGCTTCTAGGCTGGGCGCCAAAAGTAGAATTGAAAAATGGATTGATGAAGGCAATTGATTGGCATCGTTCTGAACTCCAATAGGAATTAATTCAACAATTCCCTCTCCGTAACCAAATCCAAAAAAGTTGAACTATTGATGTTTTGATTAATAGCGTGCGTGTAAATGAATGTAAAACTAGAGCACGCCCGTAACCTTAACACGAATTCTTTACGTTTTAAGATCGCCTTTTAATTACACAGATCATTCAGGGTGAAGGATGATTTCTGGATACGAGTCTATGCGATCAAAAAGTGACTCTATTTGGGAAGAGTATATTTTAAGCAATTCTCTCTTTCGCCTAGTTATCCATTTTATTGTTTTTTTCGATCTTAAAACTTTGATTGCATTCTTAGGGGTCCAAGCACGTGGTGAAAGGGCATAAGGGAAGTCAACGTAGTAATAAAGATT carries:
- a CDS encoding NAD-dependent epimerase/dehydratase family protein: MFSWEGTNVAVTGGAGFIGSRLADKLISLGANAKIIDSRIMRNSAIFSNKLSKIQFIQGNLKNQKFIRNAIRGTEVVFDLASKLGNMEFINDRPASILSENIRILLETIEVAKANADRYFFASSSNVYGTKTPTPHGEDDADFNQTVSAYGWSKIIGEEFTKTYYEEYGLKTYVARLFNVYGPQENFKRQSSVVTKFILNTLSGKPLVIYGDGKQTRDFTFITDIVDGIIKIVESSHFSIPFNLGTGCGVTINELADLVIRLCQPKIQLKKQYKPAIPNEIKYSVANNQRAKQLLGWAPKVELKNGLMKAIDWHRSELQ
- a CDS encoding DUF4386 domain-containing protein, yielding MTRFFADISLSKTAILIGVGFLLMFPFGIFGMPLYQNLIVPGDTATTANNIMANFLQFRLGIASYLIILILDVVVAVGLYVVLKQVNKNLTLLQMWLRLIYTAIAGISLIALVFLFINAYSYGQLIAYAFFIPHIFVLGYLVFKSGYIPRIIGILLIIASFCYVILLYGAFLFPQNWLETSLLIVMPLAIIGEISIGIGLLWKGLRNEIPEMKS
- a CDS encoding flavodoxin family protein, which codes for MKGIVIYDTSHGNTQKIAETITETLKESGIEVDLFHVKDTRKLSAKDYDLLVLGSPTKFGTMSFAVRFFLGRLKSEEWMNKPFATFDTENPENIEKKEGSAAEKIAEKLKGKKMKQLLPVLKAIVFGQKGPLKDGEIKRTKDFARELAIKLKEGTA